Proteins encoded together in one Psychrobacter sanguinis window:
- a CDS encoding acetyl-CoA C-acetyltransferase codes for MNKEEKPAKQDTKSDDSKKESAEKSSAAKVTSTAPKAAALPRRVAILGGNRIPFARSNGPYSDASNIDMLSAALNGLVERYELQGERVGEVVAGAVLKLSRDLNLTRESALNTALDPQTPAYDVSQACGTGLQATFAASNKIALGIIDSAITGGVDTTSDAPIAVGDGLRKALIKLGAARNNKQRLSALTSINPKELIDAPQNGEPRTGLSMGEHQAITALEWNITREAQDELAVNSHHNLARAYEEGFFDDLITPYKGLTRDNNLRPDSSLEKLATLKPVFGKRNANPTMTAANSTPLTDGASCVLLGTDEWAEAHGLKPLAYIVHQETAAVDFVGKAGPKEGLLMAPAYAVPRMLERAGLTLQDFDFYEIHEAFASQVLATLAAWEDETFCKERLGLDKALGSIDRSKLNVNGSSLAAGHPFAATGGRILATAAKLLDQKGSGRALISICAAGGQGVTCILEK; via the coding sequence GTGAATAAAGAAGAAAAACCAGCCAAGCAAGACACTAAATCTGACGACTCTAAAAAAGAGTCTGCTGAAAAATCTAGCGCTGCAAAAGTAACATCAACTGCTCCAAAAGCAGCTGCTCTTCCCCGCCGTGTGGCTATTTTAGGTGGCAACCGTATCCCATTTGCTCGCTCTAACGGCCCATACTCAGATGCCAGCAATATTGATATGTTGAGTGCCGCTCTAAACGGTCTGGTTGAACGTTATGAATTACAAGGTGAGCGTGTTGGTGAGGTAGTGGCAGGTGCAGTATTAAAGTTAAGCCGCGACTTAAACCTAACTCGTGAATCAGCATTGAACACAGCACTTGACCCACAAACTCCAGCTTATGATGTGTCTCAAGCTTGTGGTACTGGTCTTCAAGCAACTTTCGCTGCCAGCAATAAAATTGCACTAGGTATTATTGATTCTGCGATCACTGGTGGTGTTGATACCACGTCTGATGCACCAATCGCTGTGGGTGACGGCCTACGTAAAGCGCTAATCAAACTGGGTGCTGCCAGAAACAATAAGCAACGTTTAAGTGCGTTAACAAGTATTAATCCTAAAGAGCTAATCGATGCGCCACAAAATGGTGAGCCACGTACTGGTCTATCAATGGGCGAGCATCAAGCAATTACTGCTTTAGAATGGAACATTACCCGTGAAGCACAAGACGAGCTAGCAGTTAACAGTCATCACAACTTAGCCCGTGCTTACGAAGAAGGTTTCTTTGACGATTTAATCACCCCTTATAAGGGATTAACCCGTGATAATAACCTACGCCCTGATTCTTCATTAGAAAAATTAGCAACCTTAAAGCCTGTATTTGGTAAGCGTAATGCCAACCCAACCATGACCGCTGCTAACTCTACTCCATTAACGGACGGTGCTTCTTGTGTTCTTTTGGGTACTGATGAGTGGGCAGAAGCTCATGGTCTAAAACCATTGGCTTATATCGTTCATCAAGAAACTGCAGCAGTAGACTTCGTTGGTAAAGCAGGTCCTAAAGAAGGTCTATTGATGGCCCCTGCGTATGCTGTGCCACGTATGCTTGAGCGTGCAGGTCTAACCCTACAAGACTTTGATTTTTACGAAATTCATGAAGCATTTGCCTCACAAGTATTGGCTACTCTAGCCGCTTGGGAAGATGAGACTTTCTGTAAAGAGCGTTTAGGTCTTGATAAAGCACTAGGCTCTATTGATCGTAGCAAGCTAAACGTAAATGGTTCATCATTAGCGGCGGGTCACCCATTTGCTGCTACTGGTGGTCGTATTTTAGCCACTGCTGCTAAACTTCTAGATCAAAAAGGATCAGGTCGCGCTCTAATTTCTATCTGTGCCGCAGGTGGTCAAGGCGTTACATGTATCTTAGAAAAATAA
- a CDS encoding DNA polymerase III subunit: protein MKQQLSSDHSVYFEPLLPWQQPAWDHLISRYDRLPHGLLFAGMQGIGKRAFVWRFVAWLLCDNRLQTIGSPNQQGACGHCQSCQWLQSGTHPDLQVLPDSSLPMMLDSEDKEATKKSKGTTKKTQKKSDTVSSEPAKTSIKVDEIRDLQPFISQGSSGRRVCVIDNADMMTVAAANALLKTLEEPREGIHLLLITDWPTKLLPTIKSRVQQVAIDHIERDKVTDYLTNFVKQNNVIPFDNEVSLTVQIEQALKLANGAPLAALDMLDSDWYKHRDTWIKVWLALRVGKRSSIAASDYWQKNLSIDDFIKLSEFMLMDFSRLSLGLDPLQADLNLGGYASITELTLERIQQVMGLIEDVKIARYQNVQDKMAYDRLISSLAAL, encoded by the coding sequence ATGAAACAGCAGCTTAGCTCGGATCACAGTGTTTATTTTGAACCTTTATTGCCATGGCAACAGCCGGCATGGGATCACCTTATTTCACGTTATGATCGATTGCCCCATGGCTTACTGTTTGCAGGTATGCAAGGGATTGGCAAGCGCGCCTTTGTCTGGCGCTTTGTTGCTTGGTTGTTGTGTGATAATAGGTTACAGACAATAGGAAGTCCTAATCAGCAAGGTGCCTGTGGTCATTGTCAAAGTTGCCAATGGCTGCAGTCTGGCACTCATCCAGATTTACAAGTTTTGCCAGACTCAAGCTTACCAATGATGTTAGACAGTGAAGACAAAGAGGCCACCAAAAAGAGTAAAGGCACTACCAAAAAGACTCAGAAAAAGTCCGACACGGTCTCCTCAGAGCCTGCTAAAACTTCCATTAAAGTAGATGAGATTCGTGACCTACAGCCTTTTATTAGTCAGGGCAGCTCCGGTCGCCGCGTATGTGTGATAGACAATGCCGATATGATGACCGTGGCAGCAGCAAATGCGCTACTTAAGACTTTAGAGGAGCCCCGTGAAGGGATTCATCTGTTGCTCATAACGGATTGGCCAACTAAGCTACTGCCTACTATTAAGAGCCGAGTGCAACAGGTTGCCATCGATCACATTGAGCGTGATAAAGTTACTGATTATCTCACCAACTTTGTGAAACAAAATAATGTTATCCCGTTTGATAATGAGGTTAGTTTAACGGTGCAGATCGAGCAGGCATTAAAGCTTGCCAACGGTGCCCCTTTAGCAGCATTAGACATGCTCGATAGTGACTGGTATAAACATCGGGACACTTGGATTAAGGTTTGGTTAGCACTTAGAGTCGGTAAGCGTAGCAGTATTGCTGCCAGTGATTATTGGCAAAAGAACCTTTCTATAGACGATTTTATTAAGCTTTCTGAATTTATGCTAATGGATTTTAGTCGCCTAAGCCTAGGATTAGATCCTTTACAAGCAGATTTAAACTTAGGCGGATATGCTTCAATTACTGAACTGACATTAGAACGTATCCAGCAGGTAATGGGTCTGATTGAAGACGTTAAGATAGCGAGATATCAAAATGTGCAGGACAAAATGGCGTATGATAGGTTAATATCTAGTTTAGCAGCGCTATAA
- the kdsB gene encoding 3-deoxy-manno-octulosonate cytidylyltransferase, producing MSASPTKASQPKVHIVIPARFKSTRLPGKPLLLIHGKPMILWVAQKASQATFADDLCIATDDTRIAEVCREAGYDVVMTDASHASGTDRLSEVAKIKGWVEEDIVVNMQGDEPLVPPQLLEQVKDLLVSKPDCVMSTLYEPIMDYEEFMRPSVVKVVTDNLQNALYFSRAPIPCDRDHALAMAQANSNEGSESTAPKLEVPNHAYRHLGIYAYRVKLLQNFVRWSPGVLENLESLEQLRVLENGEKIAIAEASVQLPPGVDMQQDLDRLNALPISELQ from the coding sequence ATGAGCGCATCTCCTACTAAAGCCTCACAGCCAAAAGTTCATATTGTCATTCCTGCTCGTTTCAAAAGCACTCGATTACCGGGTAAACCGCTACTACTTATCCATGGCAAACCTATGATTTTATGGGTGGCACAAAAAGCGAGCCAAGCCACTTTTGCAGATGACTTATGTATTGCAACCGATGACACGAGAATCGCAGAAGTATGTCGTGAAGCAGGTTATGATGTGGTTATGACTGATGCAAGCCACGCTTCTGGCACTGACAGATTGAGCGAAGTGGCTAAAATTAAAGGCTGGGTTGAAGAAGACATCGTAGTCAATATGCAAGGCGATGAGCCGTTGGTACCGCCTCAGTTATTAGAACAAGTCAAAGATCTGTTAGTCAGCAAACCTGATTGTGTGATGTCTACTCTTTATGAGCCAATTATGGACTATGAAGAGTTCATGCGCCCCTCTGTGGTCAAAGTGGTTACTGATAACTTACAAAATGCATTGTACTTCAGCCGTGCCCCAATCCCTTGTGATAGAGATCATGCTCTGGCCATGGCGCAAGCCAACAGTAACGAGGGTAGTGAGAGCACTGCACCCAAGCTTGAAGTGCCGAATCACGCTTATAGACATCTGGGTATCTATGCTTACCGAGTTAAATTATTGCAAAACTTTGTGCGTTGGTCGCCTGGGGTGTTAGAGAATTTAGAGAGTCTTGAGCAGCTAAGGGTACTTGAGAACGGTGAGAAAATTGCCATAGCCGAGGCGAGTGTACAACTGCCCCCAGGTGTGGATATGCAGCAAGACTTAGATCGTTTAAATGCTCTGCCTATCAGCGAGCTACAGTAG
- the lpxK gene encoding tetraacyldisaccharide 4'-kinase, translating to MATQLKATDSEDKNKGNAFNLELAMVNAWQNEAGWLWLLLPLSGLYGAVTYIRRKLYQKGILSSYRAPIPVMVVGNITVGGSGKTPLIIELVTYLKNKGIKVGVISRGYGGDESLMPQIVTLQSKPQDVGDEPCLIVRETGAVVAVCPNRQQAIESILKHQPDTQLIIADDGLQHYKLQRDIEWVVVDSARGFGNKQLLPTGFLREPIRRLQDTTVIFHERLDQQSSEDKQTNSKLRMHLQSAALKPLINGQSGSNIENIIDTSEITDIKHVYAVSGIGYPQRFFNTLQQLGYKVDPKPKPDHHQFSVEDLVGLTDKPIIITSKDAVKIAPLVQSTAQLQNLSIWVLPVHAVLSPNTYKILDHQLNSLGIAN from the coding sequence ATGGCAACCCAACTCAAAGCAACGGACTCTGAAGATAAAAACAAAGGCAACGCTTTTAATTTAGAGTTGGCCATGGTTAATGCTTGGCAAAATGAGGCAGGGTGGCTGTGGTTATTACTGCCACTAAGCGGATTATATGGTGCTGTGACGTATATTCGGCGTAAGTTGTATCAAAAAGGTATTTTGTCCAGTTATAGAGCGCCTATACCGGTCATGGTAGTTGGTAATATTACGGTAGGTGGTAGCGGAAAAACGCCATTAATTATTGAGTTAGTCACTTATTTAAAAAATAAAGGCATTAAAGTTGGCGTTATCAGTAGAGGGTATGGCGGTGATGAATCATTAATGCCGCAGATCGTTACCTTGCAAAGTAAGCCTCAAGACGTTGGTGATGAGCCCTGTTTAATTGTCCGCGAAACGGGCGCAGTGGTTGCAGTATGTCCCAATCGGCAACAGGCTATTGAAAGCATACTCAAACACCAACCTGATACCCAATTAATCATTGCAGATGATGGTCTACAGCATTATAAGCTACAGCGAGATATTGAGTGGGTAGTGGTGGATAGTGCCAGAGGCTTTGGTAATAAGCAATTGTTACCCACGGGATTCTTGAGAGAGCCGATTCGCCGTTTGCAAGATACCACTGTGATTTTTCATGAGCGCTTAGATCAGCAAAGCTCGGAAGATAAACAGACCAATAGTAAACTACGCATGCATTTACAGTCCGCTGCCTTAAAGCCTTTGATTAATGGTCAGTCTGGCTCTAATATTGAAAATATAATTGATACTAGCGAAATAACTGATATCAAACACGTTTATGCGGTCAGTGGCATTGGCTATCCTCAGCGATTTTTTAATACGCTACAACAGTTAGGTTATAAGGTTGACCCAAAGCCTAAACCAGATCACCACCAATTTAGTGTAGAAGATTTGGTTGGGTTGACCGATAAACCAATTATAATCACCTCCAAAGATGCTGTAAAAATTGCCCCATTGGTACAGAGCACTGCCCAACTGCAAAATCTGTCTATTTGGGTATTGCCAGTCCATGCTGTACTAAGCCCAAACACTTATAAAATTTTAGATCATCAGTTAAACTCACTGGGTATAGCTAATTAG
- the msbA gene encoding lipid A export permease/ATP-binding protein MsbA, protein MMTNPSPKDASSTSSNDRKDPENSLIKSKIKPQSQHPPQTRTYLRLMQYIIPYWWAVGLTIIGFGINSATEIGIAKLIQFITDSINNGTQSQLDLFPFLIILLFTIRGFGSFLGNYFSALISRNLVYKLRVQVFDKLLRLPNSFFLANPAGTISSKLIFDVEQVTAASTDSLKTIVRDGLTVVALLGYLLYSNWRLTLILFLVLPPILWLIQKASKRYLKLSKGIQKSMGDVSHITNEVIGGYQVVKNYGGQPYEQARFEKASSENLKQGMKIVITNSINTPAVQLLMALAFSIVIWLALRPEVIFNTTAGEFISYLTAAGLLSKPVRTLTDINEKLQKGIAAGESIFALLDEPEEEDGGAHIERVKGDIVFDHVSMHYPDGTKALQNFTLDIKAGETVAFVGKSGAGKTTLVNLLTRTLEPSSGDIYIDNMPIESISLDSLRAQIGMVNQQVVLFNETVRHNIAYGDLASKTEEEVISAAKSAFAHDFIMAMPDGYNSAIGAEGLQLSGGQRQRLSIARALLKDAPILILDEATSALDNESEYYIQQALENVMKDRTTLVIAHRLTTIESADKIVVMDKGRIVEIGSHEELMALSGQYAHMYDRDFAESQFNAE, encoded by the coding sequence ATGATGACTAATCCATCACCTAAAGATGCATCGTCAACTTCTTCCAACGATCGCAAAGATCCTGAAAACAGCTTAATAAAATCTAAAATAAAACCTCAATCGCAACATCCTCCGCAAACCCGAACCTACCTTCGATTGATGCAGTATATTATTCCATATTGGTGGGCCGTTGGCTTAACCATTATTGGTTTTGGTATCAACTCTGCTACTGAAATTGGTATCGCAAAACTAATTCAATTTATTACTGATTCCATTAATAATGGTACTCAATCGCAGTTAGATCTGTTTCCGTTTTTGATTATACTTTTGTTTACGATCAGAGGTTTTGGCTCGTTTTTAGGGAATTACTTTTCGGCTTTAATTTCAAGAAACTTAGTGTATAAGCTGCGGGTGCAAGTGTTTGATAAGTTATTGCGCTTACCTAATTCGTTTTTTTTGGCGAATCCAGCAGGTACCATTTCTTCAAAACTTATTTTTGATGTGGAGCAAGTTACCGCAGCCAGTACTGATTCTTTAAAAACTATAGTTCGAGATGGTTTGACAGTGGTAGCCTTGCTTGGCTATTTGCTTTATTCGAACTGGCGTTTAACTTTAATTTTATTTTTAGTGTTACCCCCCATCTTATGGCTTATCCAAAAGGCGTCTAAACGCTATCTAAAGCTATCGAAGGGTATTCAAAAATCGATGGGTGATGTGAGTCACATTACCAATGAAGTTATTGGCGGCTATCAAGTTGTCAAAAACTATGGGGGGCAACCCTATGAGCAAGCGCGTTTTGAAAAAGCTTCTTCAGAAAATTTGAAGCAAGGCATGAAAATAGTCATTACCAACAGTATCAATACGCCTGCCGTACAGCTATTAATGGCCTTGGCATTTTCAATCGTTATATGGCTTGCCTTAAGACCTGAAGTAATCTTTAACACCACAGCAGGTGAGTTTATTTCTTATTTGACTGCTGCTGGTCTATTAAGTAAGCCAGTGAGAACCTTAACCGACATCAATGAGAAATTACAAAAAGGTATTGCTGCTGGTGAGTCGATTTTTGCCCTCCTAGATGAGCCAGAAGAAGAGGATGGTGGCGCTCATATTGAGCGGGTTAAAGGAGATATTGTATTTGATCATGTCTCTATGCATTATCCTGATGGTACCAAAGCTTTACAAAATTTCACCCTTGATATTAAAGCTGGTGAAACAGTGGCCTTTGTGGGCAAAAGTGGTGCTGGTAAAACCACATTGGTTAATTTGCTAACCCGTACTCTAGAGCCAAGCTCGGGCGATATTTACATCGATAACATGCCAATAGAATCTATCTCGCTTGATTCTCTACGTGCTCAAATTGGTATGGTCAATCAGCAAGTGGTTCTATTTAATGAAACGGTCCGCCATAATATAGCCTATGGTGATTTGGCTTCTAAGACTGAAGAGGAAGTTATTTCAGCGGCTAAATCTGCCTTTGCTCATGATTTTATTATGGCAATGCCTGATGGTTATAATAGCGCTATTGGAGCTGAAGGTCTTCAGTTATCAGGTGGTCAGCGTCAAAGACTTTCAATTGCCAGAGCTTTGTTAAAAGATGCACCGATATTGATTTTAGATGAGGCCACCAGTGCATTAGATAATGAGTCTGAATATTATATTCAGCAAGCTTTAGAAAACGTGATGAAAGATCGAACCACGTTGGTGATTGCGCATAGACTGACCACCATTGAGTCAGCTGATAAAATTGTGGTTATGGACAAAGGAAGAATTGTTGAAATTGGTAGCCATGAAGAGCTGATGGCACTATCAGGACAATATGCCCACATGTACGATAGAGATTTCGCGGAAAGCCAATTTAACGCTGAGTAG
- a CDS encoding ParB/RepB/Spo0J family partition protein, with translation MAKKRGLAANRGLDALLGSIKKEKAITAAALRDDLQVDRETKDSPAQNESVIEDTTVAKKVAPRKKTAVNKVETTSVKPANEASDEEMTLVQMDVERLQAGKYQPRRDMSETALAELASSIRQHGVMQPIVIRPLLANEEKVSDTITHEIIAGERRWRAAKMAGQNTIPAIERALSDELAIALALIENIQREDLSVIEQAAALQRFHTEFGMSHAMIAEVVGKARTTVSNLLRLNHLHEDVKTHLSEGHLDMGHARALLSLSSEQQPIIAEKIIEGSMTVRDAEKLVKSILNPEKNTKPASQNEDLEIEKLNQQLSDYLGATVKLKQKKGGKGSMEIFFHSHEELEALLQHFKS, from the coding sequence ATGGCAAAAAAGCGTGGATTAGCTGCAAACCGAGGGTTAGATGCTCTACTCGGGTCTATTAAAAAAGAAAAAGCAATCACAGCTGCCGCTTTACGTGACGACTTACAAGTTGATCGCGAGACTAAAGACTCGCCTGCTCAAAATGAGTCTGTGATAGAAGATACCACGGTAGCTAAGAAAGTTGCCCCTAGAAAAAAGACAGCAGTCAATAAGGTCGAAACGACTTCAGTTAAGCCTGCCAATGAGGCTTCTGATGAAGAGATGACCTTAGTGCAAATGGATGTTGAGCGTCTGCAGGCAGGTAAATATCAGCCAAGACGTGACATGAGTGAGACGGCGTTGGCTGAATTGGCGTCCTCAATCAGACAACATGGGGTAATGCAGCCCATCGTAATTCGCCCTTTATTGGCCAACGAAGAAAAAGTATCAGACACCATTACCCACGAAATCATCGCTGGTGAGCGCCGTTGGCGTGCGGCCAAAATGGCAGGACAAAATACTATTCCTGCTATTGAACGTGCTTTGTCTGATGAGTTGGCCATTGCTCTGGCATTAATTGAAAATATTCAGCGCGAAGACTTATCTGTGATAGAGCAAGCCGCTGCTTTACAGCGTTTCCATACTGAATTTGGGATGAGTCATGCGATGATTGCAGAGGTAGTGGGTAAGGCGAGGACTACAGTCTCAAACTTGTTGCGACTTAACCACTTGCATGAAGATGTAAAGACTCATTTGAGTGAAGGCCATCTTGATATGGGACATGCTCGCGCTTTATTGTCCTTATCATCAGAACAGCAGCCTATCATTGCAGAAAAGATCATTGAAGGGTCTATGACTGTACGTGATGCAGAAAAGTTGGTTAAATCCATTCTTAATCCAGAGAAAAACACTAAGCCAGCTTCGCAAAATGAAGATTTAGAGATTGAGAAGCTGAACCAACAGTTATCTGATTATCTTGGGGCCACAGTCAAGCTCAAACAAAAGAAAGGTGGTAAAGGTAGTATGGAGATTTTTTTCCACAGTCACGAAGAACTAGAGGCTTTATTACAGCACTTTAAATCATAA
- a CDS encoding ParA family protein, translating into MEILAIANQKGGVGKTTTAVNLAASLAGRRKKVLLIDLDPQGNATSGTGLEKRSLELTIADVLLDGVDLKEAIYPSPAGFDVVGANRDLSGIDITLMGKSDSHLLLSKAMQTVDDYDYVIIDCAPSLNLLTINAMVATQGVIIPMQCEYYALEGLADLSQTIDRLKDLNPELHIRGVLRTLFDSRNTLANDVSAELESHFGELMFKTIIPRNVRLAEAPAHGMPVLDYEKSSKGAQAYRKLATEIIKQSR; encoded by the coding sequence ATGGAAATTCTGGCAATTGCAAATCAAAAAGGCGGTGTGGGTAAGACCACAACAGCAGTGAACTTGGCCGCAAGCCTTGCCGGTCGACGTAAAAAAGTATTGCTTATTGATTTGGACCCCCAAGGTAATGCCACATCAGGCACAGGGCTTGAAAAGCGTTCGCTTGAATTGACCATAGCCGATGTTTTATTAGATGGCGTTGATTTAAAAGAGGCTATTTACCCAAGTCCAGCAGGATTCGATGTAGTGGGTGCCAATCGTGATTTGTCTGGCATCGACATTACCTTAATGGGTAAAAGTGACAGTCACTTACTTTTGAGTAAGGCCATGCAAACAGTGGACGATTATGATTATGTCATTATAGACTGTGCGCCAAGCCTTAACCTTTTGACGATTAATGCGATGGTGGCCACGCAGGGTGTTATTATTCCTATGCAATGTGAGTATTACGCACTCGAAGGTTTGGCAGATTTATCACAAACGATCGATAGATTAAAAGATCTTAATCCAGAGCTGCATATCCGTGGAGTATTGAGAACTTTATTTGATTCTCGTAACACCTTAGCTAACGATGTCTCTGCTGAACTGGAGTCTCATTTTGGTGAGCTAATGTTTAAAACTATTATTCCTAGAAACGTGCGTTTGGCAGAGGCGCCTGCGCATGGTATGCCAGTTCTAGATTATGAGAAAAGCTCAAAAGGGGCGCAGGCTTATCGGAAACTGGCCACAGAGATTATTAAACAAAGCCGGTAG
- the rsmG gene encoding 16S rRNA (guanine(527)-N(7))-methyltransferase RsmG, producing the protein MMTPTEFQVISNQYQELDRLLLDSIEQLKLEISAEQRGKLMLYLDKLLFWNKAYNLTAIKQPKEALIKHIIDCLAILPHLKSGKLLDIGTGAGLPGVIIAICQPQREVTVLDSNQKKIRFIRQSISELKITNVIPVASRIENFVPEEHDKFDVVTSRAFASLTDFVDAAEPRLAKNGWLQAMKGLIPEPEDINALVNEWQIEHIALDVPYLHETRHLTELVKISD; encoded by the coding sequence ATGATGACCCCCACTGAGTTTCAAGTGATATCTAATCAATATCAAGAACTTGATAGACTTTTGCTTGATTCGATTGAACAATTAAAGCTAGAGATTAGTGCTGAACAACGCGGTAAATTAATGTTGTATTTGGATAAGTTGTTGTTCTGGAACAAAGCTTATAATCTGACAGCAATTAAACAGCCAAAAGAAGCGCTTATTAAACATATTATTGACTGCTTGGCCATATTGCCACATCTGAAATCTGGTAAGCTTTTAGATATTGGTACGGGAGCAGGCTTGCCGGGTGTCATCATCGCTATTTGTCAGCCGCAGCGTGAGGTTACCGTATTAGACAGTAATCAAAAGAAGATTCGCTTTATTCGCCAATCTATCTCTGAGCTTAAAATAACCAACGTGATCCCAGTGGCCAGTCGTATTGAGAATTTTGTGCCTGAAGAACATGATAAGTTTGATGTGGTCACCTCAAGGGCGTTCGCTAGCTTGACAGATTTCGTTGACGCTGCTGAACCAAGGTTAGCTAAAAATGGCTGGCTTCAAGCCATGAAAGGGTTAATTCCTGAACCAGAGGATATTAATGCTCTGGTCAATGAGTGGCAGATAGAGCATATCGCTTTGGATGTACCTTATTTGCACGAGACCCGTCATTTGACTGAACTGGTCAAAATAAGTGATTAA